A window from bacterium encodes these proteins:
- a CDS encoding GNAT family N-acetyltransferase, whose protein sequence is MPLTLEQLNKYVKADYSWEDDLKLNRSPRSLSPELADAFEKSILPNVGDPKKNYLYYTLWTVISKSENKMVAGLLFTGEPNDAGEVEIGYGTEPQFQNNGYMTETIGGMVSWAKNQPDVRTIVAQTDQANLPSHKTLLKNNFSKYKTVDPMIWWRLSTV, encoded by the coding sequence ATGCCGCTGACATTGGAACAGTTAAATAAATACGTGAAGGCGGATTACTCATGGGAGGACGATTTGAAACTGAACCGTTCACCAAGAAGCTTGTCGCCGGAACTGGCGGACGCTTTTGAGAAATCGATTCTGCCTAATGTGGGCGATCCGAAAAAGAATTATTTATATTACACGTTATGGACGGTCATTTCAAAATCGGAAAACAAAATGGTCGCCGGACTTCTTTTTACCGGCGAGCCTAATGACGCGGGCGAAGTGGAGATCGGCTACGGTACGGAACCGCAATTTCAAAATAACGGGTATATGACCGAAACAATCGGCGGAATGGTGTCATGGGCTAAAAATCAGCCGGACGTGCGAACGATTGTTGCTCAAACCGATCAGGCAAATCTTCCGTCTCACAAAACGCTTTTAAAAAATAATTTTTCAAAATATAAAACGGTTGACCCTATGATATGGTGGCGCTTGTCAACGGTTTAA
- a CDS encoding UbiX family flavin prenyltransferase, producing MDMNKRLTVAVTGASGALYAVRLLRYLMMNTFEVDFIVSDAGKITFKVEMDANLDKEDISAFLKKKFGPSVMKGSIKTYSNDSISAPMASGSVRRLGMVIVPCSMKTMSALAHGAAANLIERSADVALKERFPLVVVPRETPMNSIQIKNMLKLSQAGALIVPAMPAFYQKPQSLDDLADFITGRVLNLLGIEGHGLFNDWGN from the coding sequence ATTGACATGAATAAACGTTTAACGGTTGCCGTGACGGGAGCGAGCGGTGCGCTTTATGCGGTAAGGCTCTTGCGGTATTTGATGATGAATACATTCGAGGTGGACTTTATCGTATCGGATGCGGGCAAGATCACATTTAAAGTTGAAATGGATGCCAACCTTGACAAGGAAGACATTTCAGCATTTTTGAAGAAAAAGTTCGGCCCATCCGTCATGAAAGGCAGCATTAAAACCTACTCCAATGATTCCATTTCCGCGCCGATGGCGAGCGGTTCCGTCCGCAGGCTCGGTATGGTGATCGTGCCGTGTTCCATGAAAACGATGTCTGCCCTGGCGCACGGAGCGGCGGCCAATTTGATCGAACGTTCCGCCGATGTCGCGCTCAAAGAACGGTTTCCGCTGGTCGTCGTTCCGCGTGAGACGCCGATGAACAGCATTCAAATTAAAAATATGCTGAAGCTCTCACAGGCGGGCGCCCTGATCGTACCGGCCATGCCGGCGTTTTATCAGAAACCGCAATCGCTGGACGACCTGGCGGATTTTATAACGGGTCGAGTACTAAATTTACTCGGAATCGAAGGTCATGGGCTGTTTAACGATTGGGGAAATTAA